DNA from Balaenoptera musculus isolate JJ_BM4_2016_0621 chromosome 4, mBalMus1.pri.v3, whole genome shotgun sequence:
CCCCAGCTATCCCTCTGGATCCACTGATTTCCCCAATACACAGAGAACCAGATCTTGCTTCTCTTCAGAAACTACCCCTCCCCCAGGTCTAGTCCACTGCTGGGTGCATAGGAGGCATTCAGTAAACCCAAGCTCCAAGCACTGCTTTGATAGAGGAGGCCGATCCTCCCAGTCCAGAGGGGCTGTCCTGGCCACCCCTCTGGCCAGGCTCCTGAGTGGGACCCCTACTCACTTTGAGCCAGCAACTTGGCCACCATGTCCTGACTGCCTGCCTGCGCTTCCTGCGTCTTGCTTGCCAGGCGCCGGTTTGCAGATTCCAATCTCtctgtttcaaataaagaaaagaggtTTTAAGGAAAAATGTTTGAATACAGGTGAAGCTGCCTGCTGGGGTGTCCCCTCGGTCCTATCTGTCGGGCTGCATTCTCCAAGTTGGGGGTGGGCTCATAGGGAAGCCCCCTGGGCCACAGGGGTGGGAGCTCCATGAGGGGCCCTAAGGTCTAGAACACAGAGACAAGCATCTCTCTATCAAGGTGGCCCCCAAGGAGTCTCAGCCTAGTCCCCTTTGAGTTGATTTATACTATTATCGCAGAGGACAGAGATTCTGAATTATTCCCTAGAACAGAGGGATCAAGCCGTCCGCAGGCACTCCCCCCCCCTCCACCTGGGTGAGCTGTCCTCACCTCTCAGATCCCGGTTGAAGTCCTGCAGCCGCCTCATCTCACTGTCCATCTTGTTCCGCATAGTCTTCTCCAGGGCCTCCCGCTTGGAAGAGGCCCTCGTCAGGCTCTCGTGGGCCTCAGAGAGCCGCTGGATTTCGCTCTCCAGCTGCAAGAGGCAGACAGCAGAGCTGAAGGAAGGGGAGAGCTCCCAGGGAGGGAGTGGCATCAAGGTCCCCTCCACAGACCCCGGCTGATCTGCTATTCTCCATCAGAAagggtgagagaggagaggatCAAAAGCCACAGCAAAAAAATCCACCTAGTTCTGGTGGGACGGGCTGCAGCCTGTAGCCTCTAGAGGTGGACCAGACTGCTGGAACAGGCAAGCTAGGGTCCCTTCAACTGTCCCAAGGTCTTGAGCAAACCCGAGGCCAGGTTCTCTGGAAGTGGCTGCCTGCAGCGTGACTAAGCGCAGCTTTCTGGGGCCCACTGTCCAGAAAGAAGCATCTTCCTTTTGTCTGGCTTCTACTGAGAAATCTGAGCACAATGGGCCAGGAGTGGGCACTCAGACTCCAACCATGGTCTGGAGGGTGGACTTATCTTGGACACCACGGGACGGCCTCGGGAGGCCTGAGGCCACCTGCTAAGGCCGAGCGCACAGCTGGTAACCCTTCACTAAGAAGGGAGCGCCAGACCCCAGCCTGAGCCGCCTCTGCTTGGAGGATTTGCTTCTCCAGCCATCGCCATCCACCACAGAGGGCCCGCCCGGCCCTGGCTGCCCCTCCCACTTGGCGGCGGGCAGGTTCCGCACGTGCTCCTCGCTGGCCTGTGATTCCAATAAGTCGCTCGTTTTTTCCAAGAGGAGGGGCTTCCTCTGTGGCCAGGGCTAGCCTGGAACAGACTTGCTGTTGTGTGGGGGATACAAAGGGCTCTCTGTGGGAGGTGTCCACGGGAGGGGGTGTGTGCAGGGGAAGGGCGCGAGTGTGAGGGAGCCGTGAATGGGCTCTTTCTAATCACCATTGGGCAGCAACTGCTCAAGCTCCAGGCCTGCTGTGCCGGCGGCTCCCCAGCTGTCTGGAGTCAGCCAGGGAGGGTGCacgagggatgggggtgggggctgagggaCGGCTGAGAAGCCCAGCCGGGCCAGCCCCGTCGGGGTCCCttcttccccctgcccctccgAGGCCCCAGCAGGACCTACCTTCTCGATGCGGCCGGCCTTCTCCGCCGAGCTCTCCAGCTCCCTCTTCAGCCTCTCGTTGTCCCTCTGCAGCCTGGCATTCTCCCTCAGCACAGTCTCCATCTGGGCCAGGTGGGCACTGCCCGAGGAGGCCTGGGTGCTTGCTGGGGCCTCCACCCCGGGTAGGCTGAGGGGGCCTAGCGGGCCCTGGCTGAGGGGAGccggggatgggggcggggggtgctcctggggctgctgcaggTACTGGTACTGCTGCCGCTGCTGGAGGAACACGGGGGGCACCTGGGCCTGCAGGATCCTGGGGAACAGAAGAGTAGGTGCTCAGAGACCGAGAAGTCACCCCGAGTCGCCCCAGCCCTCTTGGGCAGACAGCCTCCCCACAGCGTGAGGCAGCGACTGGCGGGGAAGGCCTTTCCACATGGCGTCCCCAAGACCTTCAAGGGCCaggggagcagggctggaggggatTAACATGAGCATGCTTATTTCATGCCCAGCCTCACTGTGGCCGAGGCCTTGGGGGTCAGCCTGAGCAGTCCTAGCAACCCGAGCTTAAATAAGAGATCTTGAAAAATGCACTCTTGACCCTTCTCATCAATAGAAGGCTCTTTTTGAGTCTGGAGGTCACATCCATCATGACTGAACACACAAACTTCCAGGCCCCTGGGCCACTTGGTGTCTGTTCCGGCCCCTGGTGTCAGGCCCTGCGCTCACACTCACTTCTTCTCCCTCCTATTTTGGGTCCCGTCACCCCTTGaagaaacatttttagaagaCTGCGGCTAAGGTTAGAGCGGCGAGACAGATGTCAGGGGTAGAGTCTGGGCTCCAGAATCTGACAAAATAGGCATTCAAACTCCGGCTCCAGTGTTTAAGCCCACGGTGCGGCAGCACTCTGCTCAGTCATGAAGATGAGGTTCTCAGCCTCAAGGGGGTTTGTGAGGGCCACATGTGCCTGGCAGAGTGCTGGGCCTGCAGTGGGCGTTCCCACAATGACGGCCCATCCTCCGTCTCTCCTAGTGAAGACCGCGGCTTACTCTCTGCTCAAAGAGTAAATGTGACCCAAACAAACACTGGATTTTCTGGGGCGTAGTGGTTGCCTCAGGACTATGACAATAGCCTGAGTTTAGGGACAATGTTCTACTGGTGTAACGTCAGCCTCAGGGCCCCATGTCAAGGGAAGGAGCAAAGGGCAAGAGGCATGGGGGGTCACAGAGCTTTTCTGGGGCCTTGTGGCTCTAAGTGTAAAAGAGCTGATGGCCTCAGTTTCACCAGGAACTTTCCCAAGTCCCGGAAGCCCCACATGAGTCCATCACCTCAGCACCCATGCCTGCCCTTCCCCTCATCCCTCCCCTTCATCCTTCCCCCTCCAGACTCCGGCTCCCCTGCCCTTCTTATGACCCTAGGCTATAAGAACAGTCCCTGCCCCCAGTCCCCAGACAGCAAGCCTCATCGGATCAGCCAAAGCAGAGGCTGGCAGATGTATTTCTCTTACTGCCCAAGGTAGAGCTTCCAGTGAGAGCTGAGAGTCCCCACTGGAATGTGCAAACTCTCCCTGTGCTGCTAAATGTGGCATCTTGGGGGTGCTTCTTGAACTTgctccccctgccctgggccaggcaGACACAAATGGCATTCTTTGGGGATGACTTGGCTCCGAGAAAGAATAGAGCCTCCTTTCCTTCACACTTGCTCTCCCTTCCCCTTgtccgcccctccccctccctcatttTTTGTTCTCCTGCAAACAGTCTACTTCCTTTCCACGATATTATCTCTTCCTGACAGGGCTCAATAAGGCTGGTCCAAGAGAAGAAACTGCGACTCAGCTTCCGAAACTCTCCCAGGACGGAGCCCTGAGAAAGGAGATAAGGTAGGGGGgcctgggaggtggaggggggcgAAAACCCACAGCCTCCATCCTCTGGTGCCTTCATTCCAAGCCATCACGTCACTCATTTCTCGAGAGCTAAGAAAGGCATCTTTCCCGGGAAAGGGCACACACTGGGAAAGTGGGTGACTAAATGAGGACTCAGCAGGCATGAAGAGAACCAGACTTGGACCTTGGGCCATCAGAGGAAGAGGGAGTCTGCAAACCTTCAGGCTCCTCTGGTGGGACTTCCTGGACCCCTGTGTGGGGAAGATGCAGGGCGTGTGAAAAGGGCATGTGTCAGCTTCTCAGGAGAAGGTGTGGGGCCAAGCGAGAGCCTCATTTCTAGGAACCCTATTTCTGCAAGCTATCTGGGCTTCCTGCCCCTCCCGGGCATCCCTGCTTCCATTCTAGCCCCTagaatccattctctacatgAGCAGAGGaacctttttaaaaaggtaagcCAAATCACAGCCTCTAAAGGCTTCCCTTCACACTGAGAATCAAACACTAAGCCCCCCCAGCAGCCTCTCCGGAGCCTCCACAGAAAGGGGCTCACCTGGACCAAGAATCCTCTCCCACTCCAGGCTCCAGCAACATGGACCACACAGAAAAACATGAAAGGAAATGAATGGTAGGGACAGGGCAGCTCCCGCCCCGGTAGGAGCGGGGAGAGGTCCCTAAGGAGGCCATCTGGTCCTTTCTTCCTGCTTACAGTTAGGAATGCCTCCCAGTAATCACAGAAAGCAAACATGTCCACTTGTTCTTAGAAACCTCCAGAGAAGGAGGTCCCACCTTCTTCCCACTtaacttggaaacagtttggcaatgATTCCCAACCCTTGTCTTTGCAAGTTCTTTCTGAAACCCAACCTTTAACCCCCTGCTGTAATTCATAGCCTCTGAGAACCCTAGTTACTCACAACTGCTACAGCCAATAAGACAATGGTGTCCACCTCCAAATTAAAGCAAGGGATGCCGCTAAGTTCTCATGTGACCCTGGCTAAATCCCTCTTTCCTTCCAGCATTAGCTCCCATCTTGGGAGGGAGAGGGTATCATCGGCCTTCCTCTGGAGCTCGCCAGGCTTCTGGAGGCTCTTCACCCTGGGAGAACTATGCTGGAAGCCAAGAGCTTGAAGACCGAGGTGGGCAGTTACCTTACTTCCGCATGCTGGAAGTGCGGGCTGCCACGGGTGCGGTACCGCGGGTCGGTGACAGCGGAGGTGGTCTCATGAGCTAGCACGATGTGTGGGTACTGAGGTGGAGGTCCGCGGGGCTCCGGGCCCTCGGCAGGGGCGCCCCTGGGCGGGGGTCCCTGCTGGTTGCGGGCCAGCTGGGGGAAGCTGTGGGAGGCGCTCATGTGGCTGGGGGTACGGGCCCCGTTCCTCTCCAGGGACAGCTGCAGGAGCCGCTCGCTCAGGGAGCGCACGTGCCCGTGCCTCAGCTCACGCAGGGCCTCATCCTGCCTCCGACTGCCACCCGGGGCCCCGCGGGGATCCCGGTCCCCCATATGTGGCCGGGGCCCCGCCTGCTGGGCCGCATAGTACTGCGAGTGGGCTTTGGCCTCCTCATAGGTGGGCAGCTCCTCGCCCTTGCCGGGCTGTGGGCACAGCCGGTAGAGGCTGTTCTCTGCCAGGTGGGTCTCGGTGCCCTGGTGCTCCTGGCCCTGGGGCTCCTGCCTTGTGGCCTGCTGCAGCACCTGACTGTCCTCGGGGGCCACGATCTCCAGGGGGGCCTGGGGGCTCcctgtgcccccagccccagccccaccccgtaGGGCCTGCTGCTGGATGGCCAGCAGCGTGCGGGTCTCGGTCAGGTTGCCATAGCGCAGCTGCTCCTGGATGAGGCGGTGCAGGACCGTACCCGAGGAGTCTTCCAGTGTCCTCATGCTTCCTGGGCTTGCACACAACCGCCTGGACAAAGGCCAGCGGCACCTGGCGCCAGAGCACCTGGGAGGAGAGAACGAAGACCACTCAGTGGGAGCACATGGGAAAGGGGGGGACTTTCCATTACTGTCTGGTCAAAGGCATAATGGTAAAGAGCAAGGCTATGGAGGGGCACACAAGCCTGGGTTCAACTGCCAATGCTGCCACCTACTGATtaaggcaagtcacttaacttctgagcctcagtttctccatcggAAATATGGAAAGAATAACGCTAGCCTCACGGAGTTGAGAATTAAAACAGGCAATGGCTGTTGAGCTCCTGGTGCACCGTAAATCCCTGGCAAAGGACTGCCATTATAATCATATTCATGGAGACTTACTGTGCCTAGAGAAAAACACCAGTAACCTAGACACAAGGAACCTTGGCCTCCTGCAGTCAGCTTCCCATCAAAGAGCCTGATGAGAGACTCTAGGGCAGGCCTAATTCAGCTGTAACCACTGAGCATTCCAGTCCGGGGGTGGACAGGGCCCCAGTTTATTGGCAGGTGATAAAGAATGAGTCCAGCCTGGTAGAAGCCCTAGGCAAACAGCCCCCAGGACCCTCTAGGATGAAGCATGCCTGAGCGCCGGCCTTGGCACAGCTAACTCACCACCCTTTACTCTGCTGAGCCCTCCCTGTCATGGGATGACCTTGGCAGTCACTCTGCAAGGtgaacaggaagaaggaaaaaatgcatCTGGATTGGTGAATAAGGGATGAAAGAAGAGAGACTATAATAGGACAATGGTTTTGTGAGATGAGGCAAAAAGGTGCCACCCATCAAGGTTTGTGGGCCAGTCGCATAGCCTGTGTGCTGACAGTAAGTGCACACGTgctccaggaaaaaagaaagggtggCACGATGTCTTAGATTTTATGAATACCACCCCCAGCTACACACACACTTGCTCCTTGGAAGTGCCCTGATGGCCCTCTAGGCACGCAGGGGATGATGGGCCCTCAGCATCTTGACATCGGTAACACCACTTGAGCCAGTAACACCACTTGAGCTGACTGAAGAAGTAAGGGAGCGAGCGCGGAGGCTCTTGGCTGCAgggacctggggctgggggctctgagCCTGAACTGCAGGGAGATAATATCTCCTGCGGAAGGTGTTCCCTTCTGAGCCTGGGCTCCCAGTGGCTCATGGCCTGGCAGGCTGCCCACCTCACCCAGCTTCCTTTCCACAGCCTCCTCTACCACAGACCTCCAAACTGGGATTCAGTGAagaccaaacaaaacccacacCTCCGGAGGTCCTGTGTGCACGGGAGGAGGACAGTGGGAGGAACgcagcccctcctctgccccaaaACTAGCCCCAGTGCCCTGCTCCAGTTAGGGCTTGGCCGACGGGCAGAGCAGCCattccactccctcctcccagctgcccAGAACCGGGGAGAGGGAGATGCGTCTGGAGGGTACTCAGTATTCATCCTGCCTGGCACCCCCTCATTCCCCCCGCCCCAAACACACAAGGAGGGGAGATGCAAGACTCTAGAGCTACCCGAGGCAAAACAAACCGGAATCAATTCTCCCTAGCGTTTCATCCACGGGGCACTCCTAAGTTAATCACTGTCTGGGCTGACTGCAGCCGAGGAGGACCGGAGAATGCAGCTTTCCGAACAGATTCCAGGCCCtctccccaccaacagtgtgcctGGGTGCAGGGAACACCTCCCGCGCCTCTCATCTCGCGTTTGTCCCGGTCAAGCCCCTCGGATGCACATCCTTTCAGCTGAGTCGTTACTAAAATCTGCGCCCGCGACCCGGGTCGTGCACCCCTGCTGCACTAGCGCGCCCGGGTCTCTGAAACACCCTCTTCTAAGCAAGCACGCAACTGCGGCCTTTGCCTGGGCTCACGCTCGCCTAAGGAACCAAAGCGAGGGTCTCTAAGTCAGACCGCACCCCATCCCGCCCTACCCGGACTCCTGGCTGACTACGAGAACCCGGTGGCCGCCGCTGCGCCGGGAGCGGGGTGGACGACGGTAGCCCGTGGTCCGGAGAGATCTTTAAGCGTCGTGGagccgcctccctccctccctcccgagCCCTCTTTGTTTTCCAAATGCTCCAGCGCTGACGTCAGCGGGCTGGACGGCAAGCTGCATTCTTTCTAAGTGAGAGCCAGACCGTGGCTCAAGAGAGGattttccaaggaagacaaaGAGGAATTCTTGGGCTAGTTGGGGGGCAAAGACACCTGTAACCCCTACCTAACCAAATCAGTACCCAGGGCGCTGCAAATCGAGCTCCAAGCGGCGCCTTCCGCCCAGATCCGCATCCCCTGGCATCCCCTCTTCCCGACCCGCGACCCCAAACACCCACTACGCTCTCCCCAGaggctgccccctcctccagccccagcggACCCGCGCACTTTCGAGAGACTCCGGGCGACCCGCGAGACACCCCCGGGCGGAGCAGCCCTTGCCCTGCTTCGTGGCTGCCGGGAAAGGCGCGCTGTGCCTTGGAGGACGCTGGGTCCGCTCCGCTCCCGCTCCCGGAAAAGGCCGGGCTGCGGCGGGGCTCGGGCTTCGGCTGGAGAGAGTCTCTGCGGCCCCGCGCGCTCCCCAAAGCGCCGAGCAGCCTTCCTTACCGCAGCGGCCCGCGGGTGCTCGGCGCGGTCAGACCCGACGACCCGGCCCGGCTCGGCTCAGCGCGGCGGCGGAGGTGTGCTCTCGGCCGTGGCGCCGACGCTCTGGCCGCTTGGGCCCCAGCACGCAGCCCCAGGGTCGGCCAGCGCCGGAGGCGGCAGCTATGCCAGGAATGTGAGAGTTTCAGGTTCCCCCTCGGGATCAAAGCGAACCACAAATAACCTCGCAGCGCACCGCCCTCCTGCGCCCTCCTCCGCCCTCCTCCGTTCTCCGCCTtctcccgccccctcctccccgcccccgccttcCTCCGGGGAGGCGGCGCTGAGGACCCGGAGGCCCCGGCCTCCTGGACTCGCGGCGACCCTCCCCGGCCCGCACCCCCTGCTCTGCCTTCGGAGCTGCTGGGGACAGAGTCCAACTTGGCCCCTTACCGCCTCCAACCAcgtccctgccttcctctctcctccagctccatcgGCCGGACGACACAGAGGGCTATACATCGCATGCCCCCGAGGGACTCTGGGTGTTGCTTCGGGACGTggttgggggtgagggggcttggggtgtgtgtgtgtgtgtgtgtgtgtgtgtgtgttgtgtacaGGGAGGGAGGACTGCAAAGATGTCCCTATCTGCCCGGCTTGAACCTTGCCCCCGGCGAAGAGATGACTCTTGCTTCCAGCACTAAGCCTCGCTGGTTGTCGCTGGCGGCAACTTTCGAACTGCACTTTTCTTGTTTACAAACACCTTCACCAGCTCTTTTCGGATCTGTCTCTACAGGAAGTGTGAATCTGGGTTGGAAAACCTGGTGAATTTGATCCACTTAACTAGCTGAATCTCCCGCCGCCAGGCGCTTTGTCCAGTTCTTCCCAAAGACGGTAGTGAGGAGGAGCCCTTTACGGAAAGCGCACGGTGTGCTTGCGCCTGGTCGTCCCATCCAGCCCTTCCAGTTACCCTCCCAGGGATTTCTGTTATCACCCgtgttttataaatgaggaaaccaaggctcagagaggttaattagcttgcccagggtcacacagagaGGAAGTGATGAAGCCAGGTAACCAGCGGGCTGCAGGTTCTCATTCCCAGAACGTTTCCACAGCCACCAGAATCCGGGTTCCCTAGGTGGACAGGGAAGACCCTGGGGGCCCTCCTCTCTTCAACTGCCCTCTCTCtgttctggcttcttttttttttttttaaataggaagtcacacacacacacacatacacacacatacacacacaatccACAGTTTGTTTTTAGGGGGACTTCCAAATGctgctatatctttttttttctttttaatttatttattatttattttattgttggctgtgttgggtcttcgtttctgtgcgagggctttctccagttgcggcgagtgggggccactcttcatcgcggtgcacgggcctctcactgtcgcggcctctcccgttgcagagcacaggctccagacgcgcaggctcagcagttgtggctcacaggcccacttgctccgcggcatgtgggatcttcccagaccagggctcgaacccctgtgccctgcattggcaggcagattctcaaccactgcgccaccaggaaagcccctgttCTGGTTTCTTCATTTCCCTCCACAACCCTGCCAGCCAGGAGCCCTCCCTTGTGTCCACTTCTACTGCTCCTCCTCTGGATGGAGTTATGTCCTCTGCCCCTGGCACCCTTCCTCCGCAGCCTTTGCACTAGGCTGGTCCATCTGTGCCGGTGGAAACCCCCCTTTCTGAAAGCCTGCTCTGACAGATCCTCCTGGGCCCTCACCACACTGGGCCTCTCAACACCTCCATGTGTGAGGCCCAGGCCCCTGTCCATCCTGAGAATGAGGGCGGACTTCCATCCCTGGCTGGgtcctctccacctcccctcaCGGTGGAGTTTGCAATTGCGAGATTCACTGGAAGGGACAGGGACAAGAAAACTTGGTAAGTTCAAAGAGCTGTTTACTAGCCAGGgacattgttaatttttaataaaaccctccctaaaaatgtgtgtatgtgtgtgtgatttacTTGGAAGCCAAATATTGTGTTTCAAACACAGGAGCACCTCGTTTCAGTGTGCTATGCTttactgcacttcacagatactgcatttttcacagattgaaggtttgtggtaaccTTTCATTGAGCAAGTcaatcagcaccatttttccagcCGCATTTGcgcactttctgtctctgtgtcacattttggtaattctagcaatatttcaatttttttttcatttttattatatttgttatggaaATGtgtgatttttgatgttactattgcacaaagattatgacttgctgaaaaCTCAGATGATGAGcaatagagtattttttaattaaggtacgtacattgttattttagacataatgctattgcacacttaatagactgcagtatactggaaacataatttttatatgcactgggaaaccaaaaaatttgtgtgacttgctttattgcaatattcactttattgcggtggtctggaattGAACCTGCAATATCTTCAAGGTATTCCTGAAGTGATCGGCtaagacaaatgagaaaataagtcaTTTGTGCCAAGTTAGGGGATACTTGGTCATCCAAGGACCACCTCACCAAGAGGAGCTATGGCCAAGATGCCGCTGTCCCGACTAGATACAATAGGtaggaattttagaaataaaaggaaacagagaagaggTACCCAGGTGGCCTCTTACCCTGTGGACAGCATTCTTCTTGGAAACACTTGGTGGAAGTGTGAGAGTGGGTGTGGGCATGTGCACTCCAGTTGCAAAATCAGGGAAAAGGTCGCATGGTACAGTTCTGTGTTTCAGGGGCATTTGTGGCGACACTGGATAAAATGATGGTCAAACATCCTTGAGATAGTTGCAGAAAGGGGCCGGCTCAAGATGGCTGGAGTCAGGAGGTACATCTTGGATTGGGCAGGCCTGCTGCAGCCCTAAAAGGGACCCCCTGACTGTGTACCTCTGTGTTCCCgagacagaagagggagagagatccTGAAAACTGGATGGGAAATTTACAcacattgttcttctttctcccttctctctgcaaggatggagggcagggcctcccaggcagggcagggcagggcagggccaggggccTCAGTGGAACCTGCCTGGCTCTGCAGGGTGGTTGGGTAAGAGGGTCATCACAGCTCAGACGTGCCGGAGGCAGGTGTGCACAGGTGGGTGCTGGGCTGGCCAGCcggctaacacacacacacacagcaggggAAGAGAGGCTCGCCTAGTAAGCCAGTGCTTTCTACTTCCCAGCTTTGTCCGTCTCTGTCCACACTGCCTCCCTCTCCCTTAGCCCCCTCTCCCTGCAGGTAATGATTCTTCCCAGGTGAGAGTGTGGCTGGCTGGACCTGGAATCCTGCCCAGGAAAGATGCAGTGGTGACCCAGTTCTCAGAGTAAGCCAGGCTTGATGCCTTTGCTCAGGAGAGTGCAGCTCCCAGGGGTGTGGCTGCCTCATAGGCACGTACATGGCTTAGCAAGGGATCCAGGCACTCACACCCTCATCCCCGCTTAGCCTGGGCCTGGGCTCCGGCCTGGATCTGTGCCTGTGACATGGCCTCTCAGTCTGACCCTGCCACTGTTCCCCACTGCACCcaacaggaaaaataaaggtGAGTTCTAAGCTAGACTCTAGCAGCCTGGGTCCCCCCTGGAGCTGGGAAGGGAATGGTCCCCTTACTTCCCAAGTGGTTGATTGGTGAAGGAGGGGCTCCAGGGCCCAGGGGGCAGCATCAAAGGAAGACTCTGCTAGTTGTGAAATCCTCCCTTCCAGCCTCCCCTGGGCACTTCCTTTGACAGGTTATGGGACACAGGATGCCCACCAGAATCTGGAGCAGGGAGCAAATTCACAGGAAGAGCCTGGACGTTGGGATGGAAGTTCCCATCTCCACTTCCAAGAGTCAAGCTGGGGGCCttcttctctttgtccttttgCAAGTCCCCGTGACACACTTTCTGCCCCCTTCTCGGTCCTCCCCGACCCCAGGTTTCTCCGTAAGTCTCtccttccaccaccacccctccttcTATTCCAGGCATCAGGCCCGAATCTCCATCAGGCACTGGCTGCTTCACAGGGTCTATGTCTTTTGGGGGATTAATTCCTCCAGAGTTGGAGCATTTTGGAAATTAGGCCCCACAGTGGTTGAGGTAAGAGGATGTTATCCTAAAAAATGAAGGAGCCCTAACTTTCCAAACTGCACACACCCCTCAAGCCCCTGGCCTCCATCCATGCCCCTTGGCTTCTGATGCTTCTGCAGGCCCAAGGCTGGGATGATTCCTGTGGGCAGTGAAGTCCCCCTGGGGCAGGATCTCTGAACACTgctcccatttcccctccctgctctggggTCTATAACTGCCCAGAATTTCCACTGGCCCAGCCCTGCAGACAGGTGTGTCCGGTGGATATTGTGAATAAACGGGTAAACTGCAGGAGTCCACTTTTCAATTTATTCTTATCTGAGCAGCCCTCAGGCTGGGGAAGGTGATGGGGAAGGAGATCTCAGAACTGGCATATTTGAGGCAGTAAAGGAGGGAAGATCGTTTTGATATATCAACGTAACCCCAGACACCGGTCTTTTCTGCAAAGCTACTTTGTACTGAGTGGGTACGGATTTGGTGGATGCTCACTGCTGCTTGGAAAGAGCCTCTGCTCTTGGCCAGAGGCCGCAGGGAATGTGAGGAGGCCCCAGGGTTTGCAGGGTTCCTTGTAGAAAAGAGCCTGGGGCAGGTTTCTGTGTCTGCTTGGGCAGGGCCAGTGTGATGGAAGAGTGCCCCCTAGTGAGACGCATCCCTGGCTGCTGGGGACAGCTCTGCCCAGGGCTCCCAAGGTGGACCTGGGGTCCCAGAGCCGGCCAGCAGGGATGTTCGGGACAAGGTTTCATTCCAGGGACACGTATTTCCCAGGTCCCTCCAAGAATGGACTAATGTCTCCAATTGTGTTTCAGAGCTTTCCTCCCATTTCAACCTCTCCTGGGCTTTCCCTTGTTCTTTAAGGAGATaccatctttaaaacaaacaatctTATATCATTGACATTGGGAAAATACCTTTCATTTACTCACCCATTCACCCTTCCGTGCATCTCTTCTGTCTTCtatttcatgtattcattcaacaaatatttcctgagcatctGCTCTAAGCCAGGCCCTCTGAATTGAAGGGGGGTCTCCATCTTTGTGGAGGTCATGGATCACTGGGCACGGGAGAGAAAGAGGCCAGTACACTGCAGAACGGAAAGTTCTGGAGGCACAGGGAGGG
Protein-coding regions in this window:
- the AMOTL2 gene encoding angiomotin-like protein 2 isoform X2, with amino-acid sequence MRTLEDSSGTVLHRLIQEQLRYGNLTETRTLLAIQQQALRGGAGAGGTGSPQAPLEIVAPEDSQVLQQATRQEPQGQEHQGTETHLAENSLYRLCPQPGKGEELPTYEEAKAHSQYYAAQQAGPRPHMGDRDPRGAPGGSRRQDEALRELRHGHVRSLSERLLQLSLERNGARTPSHMSASHSFPQLARNQQGPPPRGAPAEGPEPRGPPPQYPHIVLAHETTSAVTDPRYRTRGSPHFQHAEVRILQAQVPPVFLQQRQQYQYLQQPQEHPPPPSPAPLSQGPLGPLSLPGVEAPASTQASSGSAHLAQMETVLRENARLQRDNERLKRELESSAEKAGRIEKLESEIQRLSEAHESLTRASSKREALEKTMRNKMDSEMRRLQDFNRDLRERLESANRRLASKTQEAQAGSQDMVAKLLAQSYEQQQEQEKLEREMALLRGAIEDQRRRAELLEQALSNAQGRAARAEEELRKKQAYVEKVERLQQALGQLQAACEKREQLELRLRTRLEQELKALRAQQRQAGTPGGGSSSGGSPELSALRLSEQLREKEEQVLALEADMTKWEQKYLEERAMRQFAMDAAATAAAQRDTTLIRHSPQPSPSSSFNEGLLTGGHRHQEMESRLKVLHAQILEKDAVIKVLQQRSRKDPGKATQGSLRPAKSVPSIFVAAAAGAQGWHGLSSSERQVDAPARLAADRAPAEEPVAEAPLAAHAKHGSRDGSTQTDGPPDSAATCLGLEPDGLLGCSSGRRTALLDSVATSRVQDLSDMVEILI
- the AMOTL2 gene encoding angiomotin-like protein 2 isoform X1, with translation MRTLEDSSGTVLHRLIQEQLRYGNLTETRTLLAIQQQALRGGAGAGGTGSPQAPLEIVAPEDSQVLQQATRQEPQGQEHQGTETHLAENSLYRLCPQPGKGEELPTYEEAKAHSQYYAAQQAGPRPHMGDRDPRGAPGGSRRQDEALRELRHGHVRSLSERLLQLSLERNGARTPSHMSASHSFPQLARNQQGPPPRGAPAEGPEPRGPPPQYPHIVLAHETTSAVTDPRYRTRGSPHFQHAEVRILQAQVPPVFLQQRQQYQYLQQPQEHPPPPSPAPLSQGPLGPLSLPGVEAPASTQASSGSAHLAQMETVLRENARLQRDNERLKRELESSAEKAGRIEKLESEIQRLSEAHESLTRASSKREALEKTMRNKMDSEMRRLQDFNRDLRERLESANRRLASKTQEAQAGSQDMVAKLLAQSYEQQQEQEKLEREMALLRGAIEDQRRRAELLEQALSNAQGRAARAEEELRKKQAYVEKVERLQQALGQLQAACEKREQLELRLRTRLEQELKALRAQQRQAGTPGGGSSSGGSPELSALRLSEQLREKEEQVLALEADMTKWEQKYLEERAMRQFAMDAAATAAAQRDTTLIRHSPQPSPSSSFNEGLLTGGHRHQEMESRLKVLHAQILEKDAVIKVLQQRSRKDPGKATQGSLRPAKSVPSIFVAAAAGAQGWHGLSSSERQVDAPARLAAADRAPAEEPVAEAPLAAHAKHGSRDGSTQTDGPPDSAATCLGLEPDGLLGCSSGRRTALLDSVATSRVQDLSDMVEILI